In a single window of the Gossypium hirsutum isolate 1008001.06 chromosome A13, Gossypium_hirsutum_v2.1, whole genome shotgun sequence genome:
- the LOC107894935 gene encoding uncharacterized protein, whose amino-acid sequence MVKVAGVLVCLLIVGMDVGAGILGIQAEAAQNKVKHLRLWIFECRDPSHDAFKLALGAAALLTLAHVLANLLGGCMCVCSQEEFQSSSTNRQLSVACLIFTWIILAVGLSALVIGILSNNKSKGSCGLTHHHFLSIGGILCFVHGLFSVAYYVSATAASDEGK is encoded by the exons atggttaaagtTGCAGGTGTTTTGGTTTGTCTTTTGATTGTGGGCATGGATGTTGGAGCAGGGATACTTGGCATCCAAGCTGAAGCTGCACAAAACAAG GTTAAGCACCTACGGCTGTGGATATTTGAGTGCAGAGACCCGAGCCATGATGCTTTCAAGCTAGCGTTGGGTGCAGCAGCGTTGCTGACACTAGCCCACGTACTTGCTAACCTGCTTGGCGGGTGCATGTGTGTTTGTTCTCAAGAAGAGTTTCAGAGCTCTTCCACTAACAGGCAACTCTCTGTCGCATGTCTCATTTTCACTTG GATAATATTAGCCGTTGGATTGTCGGCGCTGGTGATTGGGATATTATCAAACAACAAATCCAAGGGTTCGTGTGGGTTGACGCACCACCATTTCCTTTCGATTGGAGGAATTTTGTGTTTCGTACATGGGCTGTTTTCTGTTGCTTATTATGTTTCAGCCACTGCTGCTAGTGATGAAGGAAAGTAA
- the LOC121212272 gene encoding agamous-like MADS-box protein AGL104, producing MAKKMKRSGNSRSWRITYVKRRESVLKQPAELSMLYHIDVGLMMFSPTGQFTSFAHKGRVQDIFLRYLDHNDEHKECLFDLCYFCFIKKFSQTAKLRVLYESLKRLKYEAEVLDKLGRYHHRVKTNSDSLAGLLLPNDDSSDNFPVLLFFS from the exons aTGGCTAAAAAGATGAAGAGAAGTGGCAATTCTAGGTCTTGGCGGATTACTTACGTAAAACGTAGGGAAAGCGTTCTCAAGCAGCCCGCTGAATTATCTATGTTATATCATATAGATGTTGGACTCATGATGTTTTCTCCTACTGGTCAATTTACCAGTTTTGCTCACAAGGGAAG GGTCCAGGATATCTTTCTTCGTTACTTGGACCATAATGATGAACATAAAGAGTGTCTTTTTGATCTTTGCTATTTttgtttcataaagaaattttcaCAAACAGCTAAGCTGAGG GTCTTGTACGAAAGCTTGAAGCGTTTGAAGTACGAAGCAGAAGTACTGGATAAATTAGGAAGGTATCAT CATAGAGTTAAAACAAACTCTGACTCACTTGCCGGTCTTTTGCTCCCTAACGATGATAGTTCCGATAACTTTCCAGTTTTGCTCTTTTTTTCTTAG